In Curtobacterium sp. TC1, the following proteins share a genomic window:
- a CDS encoding GntR family transcriptional regulator, with the protein MTETTDATPVSQTAQLYDNLRAAILTLDIAPGERISERGLEARFHASRTPVRAALSRLEREGLILHEGRSWTVTPIDLDEIASLAELRGVLEPAAARLAVERASAEQLAEVRGHLDTLRPTPDQQAGIRMGSTFHLDLAALGGNRFITDAIADALTRLERTRWIEVRTPEARDAAWDEHSAIIDAVRDGDADRAADLVAAHVAGTNDRLLGWIAQERRRLRGAGMTIVGATER; encoded by the coding sequence GTGACCGAGACGACCGATGCAACCCCGGTGTCGCAGACGGCCCAGCTCTACGACAACCTCCGCGCAGCGATCCTGACGCTCGACATCGCGCCGGGGGAGCGCATCTCGGAGCGCGGTCTCGAAGCACGGTTCCACGCCTCGCGGACCCCCGTCCGCGCCGCGCTGTCGCGGCTCGAGCGCGAGGGGCTCATCCTGCACGAGGGGCGCTCGTGGACGGTCACCCCGATCGACCTCGACGAGATCGCTTCGCTCGCCGAACTCCGCGGCGTGCTCGAACCCGCCGCTGCCCGACTCGCGGTCGAGCGGGCGAGTGCCGAACAGCTCGCCGAAGTCCGCGGGCACCTCGACACCCTCCGTCCGACGCCCGACCAGCAGGCCGGCATCCGCATGGGATCGACGTTCCACCTCGACCTGGCCGCGCTCGGCGGCAACCGGTTCATCACCGACGCGATCGCCGACGCCCTGACCCGTCTCGAGCGCACCCGGTGGATCGAGGTGCGCACGCCCGAGGCCCGCGACGCCGCGTGGGACGAGCACAGCGCGATCATCGACGCCGTGCGTGACGGCGACGCCGACCGCGCGGCCGACCTCGTCGCCGCGCACGTCGCCGGAACGAACGACCGGTTGCTCGGCTGGATCGCCCAGGAGCGCCGCCGACTGCGCGGCGCGGGCATGACGATCGTCGGGGCCACCGAGCGCTGA
- a CDS encoding ABC transporter permease yields the protein MKYILQKLVLFVLTLWAAVTLNFLLPRLMPGSPADAALAKLSQNGPVTDATKKAIEAQLGVPTGNLWDQYVSYLHQVITLDFGTSYTFYPQPVGDLVAKALPYTLILVGVVTILAFVLGTLIGVAAAWKRGTWLDSLPTLSGSFMSTFPYFWTALLLLFFLGYVLHWFPTTGAYSATTTPGLNGAFAADALQHAVLPAVTILVTSLGGWIIGMRNAMINTLGDDYVTFAEANGLRGRTVAIRYAARNAILPNLTGFGLALGGVVGGSVLVEQVFGYPGIGYLLFNAVIGQDYPLMQALFLMITVSVLIANFIVDVMYGVLDPRTRR from the coding sequence GTGAAGTACATCCTGCAGAAACTCGTCCTGTTCGTCCTGACCCTCTGGGCCGCGGTCACGCTGAACTTCCTGCTCCCGCGCCTGATGCCCGGCAGCCCGGCCGACGCCGCGCTCGCGAAGCTCAGCCAGAACGGTCCGGTCACCGACGCCACCAAGAAGGCCATCGAGGCCCAACTCGGCGTCCCCACCGGCAACCTGTGGGACCAGTACGTCAGCTACCTGCACCAGGTCATCACCCTCGACTTCGGCACGAGCTACACGTTCTACCCGCAGCCCGTCGGTGACCTCGTCGCGAAGGCCCTGCCGTACACGCTGATCCTGGTCGGCGTCGTCACGATCCTCGCGTTCGTGCTCGGCACCCTCATCGGTGTCGCGGCGGCGTGGAAGCGCGGCACCTGGCTCGACTCGCTCCCGACGCTGTCGGGCTCGTTCATGTCGACGTTCCCGTACTTCTGGACCGCTCTGCTCCTGCTGTTCTTCCTCGGCTACGTGCTGCACTGGTTCCCGACGACGGGCGCCTACTCGGCGACCACCACCCCGGGGCTCAACGGAGCGTTCGCAGCCGACGCCCTGCAGCACGCGGTGCTGCCCGCGGTGACGATCCTGGTGACGAGCCTCGGTGGCTGGATCATCGGCATGCGCAACGCGATGATCAACACCCTCGGTGACGACTACGTGACGTTCGCCGAGGCGAACGGCCTCCGCGGCCGCACCGTGGCGATCCGCTACGCGGCCCGCAACGCGATCCTGCCGAACCTGACCGGGTTCGGTCTCGCCCTCGGTGGCGTGGTCGGCGGTTCGGTGCTGGTCGAGCAGGTCTTCGGCTACCCCGGCATCGGCTACCTGCTGTTCAACGCCGTCATCGGCCAGGACTACCCGCTCATGCAGGCCCTCTTCCTGATGATCACCGTGTCGGTGCTCATCGCCAACTTCATCGTGGACGTCATGTACGGCGTCCTGGACCCGAGGACGCGTCGATGA
- a CDS encoding alpha/beta fold hydrolase: MTTLHDFPAVPAFGHLPTPDGVDVVGIDLPIGRLTAYRIVPSGPSKGTVLIVPGYTGSKEDWRTFLPILRDAGWSAVAISRRGQADSAAPDDRTAYSLEHEAADVVRIAGLLDDGAPVHLIGHSLGGVIVRAAAIASPTSFRDATMFCSGPHGWQYRKAAEKTIVADTCSNRALFDAQNPLWAGRPDAELPDDVRMVRERFDHTSVLSVLGGAAILEDRADTTDALRATGLPVLVAHGVWDGAWPIPWQADMAERLGAEYAVIAESYHGPQVENPLGTVAVFDTFMSKH, translated from the coding sequence GTGACCACGCTGCACGACTTCCCGGCGGTGCCGGCGTTCGGCCACCTGCCGACGCCGGACGGTGTCGACGTCGTCGGCATCGACCTGCCGATCGGCCGCCTCACGGCGTACCGGATCGTGCCGTCCGGCCCCTCGAAGGGCACGGTCCTCATCGTCCCGGGATACACCGGCTCGAAGGAGGACTGGCGGACGTTCCTGCCGATCCTCCGCGACGCCGGGTGGTCGGCGGTCGCGATCAGCCGCCGCGGACAGGCGGACTCGGCGGCACCGGACGACCGCACGGCCTACTCGCTCGAGCACGAGGCCGCGGACGTCGTCCGCATCGCCGGACTGCTCGACGACGGGGCACCGGTCCACCTCATCGGCCACTCGCTCGGCGGTGTGATCGTCCGCGCCGCGGCGATCGCGTCCCCGACGTCGTTCCGCGACGCGACGATGTTCTGCTCCGGCCCGCACGGCTGGCAGTACCGGAAGGCCGCCGAGAAGACCATCGTCGCCGACACGTGCTCCAACCGCGCGTTGTTCGACGCGCAGAACCCGCTCTGGGCCGGCCGTCCCGACGCGGAGCTGCCCGACGACGTCCGGATGGTCCGCGAGCGGTTCGACCACACGAGCGTGCTCAGCGTGCTCGGTGGCGCGGCGATCCTCGAGGACCGCGCCGACACCACCGACGCTCTGCGTGCGACCGGGCTGCCGGTCCTCGTCGCGCACGGCGTCTGGGACGGTGCCTGGCCGATCCCGTGGCAGGCGGACATGGCCGAGCGGCTCGGCGCCGAGTACGCCGTCATCGCCGAGAGCTACCACGGCCCCCAGGTCGAGAACCCGCTCGGGACCGTCGCCGTCTTCGACACGTTCATGAGCAAGCACTGA
- a CDS encoding Vms1/Ankzf1 family peptidyl-tRNA hydrolase, which yields MTSTNATSELHRILGERLEGGGTWAWAYADVSGNVEDPRRQAALKLRGVEEGLRAQGASDEVVDAVAGEFEQEPGVPSPVNRYVLVHDGEVVLSEVLPGQLHGPESVGVGAVPDLVPLVAHRPVDLPFLVVHAGKEGGAFRAYRLGHAPVAGNTSEQQVQGRNDTLHYAKAGTGWKQPHWQQHTEEIWKQNSSETAAAVDETVRTIRPGLVVVAGDVTARELLVKAFSAETRALVSVFPGDPRADAGSKQAFVEHVETALARVVATRRHDLEDSLRTHVGRGDNQVVTGLGPVVEALEQAQGATVALDAVAIGDRTLLALAGAPWVATAPEQAAGTPVIGAVPAVCALVRAAVLTDAELVLVNAASLPGGAPAAALLRWPVGPVVPA from the coding sequence ATGACGTCGACCAACGCGACGAGCGAACTGCACCGGATCCTGGGAGAGCGACTGGAGGGCGGCGGCACCTGGGCCTGGGCCTACGCCGACGTCTCCGGCAACGTCGAGGATCCCCGACGGCAGGCGGCGCTCAAGCTCCGCGGCGTCGAGGAGGGGCTCCGCGCGCAGGGCGCATCCGACGAGGTCGTCGACGCCGTCGCCGGTGAGTTCGAGCAGGAGCCCGGCGTCCCCTCGCCCGTGAACCGCTACGTGCTCGTGCACGACGGCGAGGTCGTGCTGAGCGAGGTCCTGCCCGGGCAGCTGCACGGCCCGGAGTCCGTCGGCGTCGGAGCCGTACCGGACCTCGTGCCGCTCGTCGCCCACCGCCCCGTCGACCTGCCCTTCCTCGTGGTGCACGCCGGCAAGGAAGGCGGGGCGTTCCGTGCCTACCGCCTCGGACACGCCCCGGTCGCCGGGAACACCTCCGAGCAGCAGGTCCAGGGTCGGAACGACACCCTGCACTACGCCAAGGCCGGCACCGGGTGGAAGCAGCCGCACTGGCAGCAGCACACCGAGGAGATCTGGAAGCAGAACTCCTCGGAGACCGCGGCCGCCGTCGACGAGACCGTGCGGACGATCCGCCCCGGGCTCGTCGTCGTCGCCGGGGACGTCACCGCGCGCGAGTTGCTGGTGAAGGCGTTCTCGGCGGAGACCCGCGCGCTCGTGTCGGTGTTCCCGGGCGACCCGCGCGCCGACGCCGGCTCGAAGCAGGCGTTCGTCGAGCACGTCGAGACCGCACTCGCCCGCGTCGTCGCCACCCGCCGCCACGACCTGGAGGACTCGCTCCGCACCCACGTCGGCCGCGGTGACAACCAGGTCGTCACCGGCCTCGGACCCGTCGTCGAGGCGCTGGAACAGGCCCAGGGTGCGACGGTCGCGCTCGACGCCGTGGCCATCGGCGACCGGACGCTGCTCGCGCTCGCCGGGGCACCGTGGGTCGCCACCGCACCGGAGCAGGCCGCCGGGACGCCGGTCATCGGCGCGGTGCCGGCGGTGTGCGCGCTGGTGCGGGCCGCGGTGCTGACCGACGCCGAGCTCGTGCTCGTCAACGCCGCGTCGCTGCCCGGGGGAGCCCCGGCCGCCGCGCTGCTGCGCTGGCCCGTCGGCCCGGTCGTCCCCGCCTAG
- a CDS encoding ABC transporter substrate-binding protein, translated as MTLPPQRNGTRRRGRLVAAIAGLAAVALMATGCSIQVRSEPDPTIGKDTMLINADRGNPLFDRNFNPYIANARTASKWMYEPLIEINPLDGKGTPWLASKWSQPDAKTIDMTIRQGVEWSDGSPFSAKDVVFTFDLLKKFPAMDVKGAWQHIERIEQDGDHVVFHLKSEDVPSLNIIGATYILGEQHWRGVKDPTTWRDPNPVGTGPFVLGNYTDQQYSMNKNPTYWQADKIAIKHLILPATNTQLDTVTRGYDWAYSFISDVKGTWGAASETNQWWFPAGGVIGLIPNLTKAPYNDVNVRKGISLALNRDDIAETASEGNLSAAGQTGLILPNQEQYLNPDIPDQGMITQDVDAAKRELAKSGYTEQGGKIMKDGKQLSITIMTANGYSDWLRAAQEVRRSLTAIGIKVTIQAPQPAGYQQNINNGTFDMAMGGMGNGDVYQAFNSLLSSDFYQPVGKSTVNNYERYKNADTQKLLDEYKATTDPAKQQEILNQLQEIVYDDLPVIGMYYGGLWGLFNTGKFVGWPTAKDPYMAPQNYDSAPLLIFTKLRLRDSAAGKQILQEQKAQGDQK; from the coding sequence ATGACGCTTCCCCCACAGCGCAACGGCACCCGACGACGCGGACGACTCGTCGCGGCGATCGCCGGGCTCGCAGCAGTGGCCCTCATGGCCACGGGCTGCAGCATCCAGGTCCGGTCCGAACCCGATCCCACGATCGGCAAGGACACGATGCTCATCAACGCGGACCGCGGCAACCCGCTGTTCGACCGCAACTTCAACCCGTACATCGCGAACGCCCGCACGGCCTCCAAGTGGATGTACGAGCCGCTCATCGAGATCAACCCGCTCGACGGCAAGGGCACCCCGTGGCTGGCCAGCAAGTGGAGCCAGCCCGACGCGAAGACGATCGACATGACGATCCGCCAGGGCGTCGAGTGGTCCGACGGCTCGCCGTTCTCGGCGAAGGACGTCGTCTTCACGTTCGACCTGCTGAAGAAGTTCCCCGCCATGGACGTCAAGGGGGCCTGGCAGCACATCGAGCGCATCGAGCAGGACGGCGACCACGTCGTCTTCCACCTCAAGAGCGAGGACGTCCCGAGCCTCAACATCATCGGCGCGACGTACATCCTCGGCGAGCAGCACTGGCGCGGGGTGAAGGACCCGACCACGTGGCGGGACCCGAACCCGGTCGGCACCGGTCCGTTCGTGCTCGGGAACTACACCGACCAGCAGTACTCGATGAACAAGAACCCGACGTACTGGCAAGCCGACAAGATCGCCATCAAGCACCTCATCCTGCCGGCGACGAACACGCAGCTCGACACCGTCACGCGCGGTTACGACTGGGCGTACTCGTTCATCTCCGACGTCAAGGGCACCTGGGGTGCCGCGTCCGAGACGAACCAGTGGTGGTTCCCGGCCGGCGGTGTGATCGGCCTCATCCCGAACCTGACGAAGGCGCCGTACAACGACGTCAACGTCCGCAAGGGCATCTCGCTCGCGCTGAACCGTGACGACATCGCCGAGACCGCGTCCGAGGGCAACCTGTCGGCAGCGGGCCAGACCGGCCTGATCCTGCCGAACCAGGAGCAGTACCTCAACCCGGACATCCCCGACCAGGGCATGATCACGCAGGACGTCGACGCCGCGAAGCGCGAACTCGCGAAGTCCGGCTACACCGAGCAGGGCGGCAAGATCATGAAGGACGGCAAGCAGCTGTCCATCACCATCATGACCGCGAACGGCTACTCGGACTGGCTCCGTGCCGCGCAAGAGGTCCGCCGGTCCCTGACGGCCATCGGCATCAAGGTGACGATCCAGGCCCCGCAGCCCGCCGGGTACCAGCAGAACATCAACAACGGCACCTTCGACATGGCGATGGGCGGCATGGGCAACGGCGACGTCTACCAGGCGTTCAACTCCCTGCTCAGCAGCGACTTCTACCAGCCGGTCGGCAAGTCGACGGTGAACAACTACGAGCGCTACAAGAACGCCGACACCCAGAAGCTCCTCGACGAGTACAAGGCGACGACGGACCCCGCGAAGCAGCAGGAGATCCTGAACCAGCTGCAGGAGATCGTGTACGACGACCTGCCCGTCATCGGCATGTACTACGGCGGGCTCTGGGGCCTGTTCAACACCGGCAAGTTCGTCGGGTGGCCCACCGCGAAGGACCCGTACATGGCACCGCAGAACTACGACTCCGCGCCGCTGCTCATCTTCACGAAGCTCCGGCTGCGTGACAGCGCAGCCGGCAAGCAGATCCTGCAGGAGCAGAAGGCGCAGGGGGACCAGAAGTGA
- a CDS encoding MFS transporter — protein MQTPTPTATAAPRTSGTIGPRAWTMLALGVAAQAAGTLVVTAPALLIPYLHANGTSLTVAGVLAAAPTFGMVLTLIAWGAITDRFGERIVIAGGLVLTTLAVVGAWFAAGDPVLLGLAFLAAGMTSASTNAASGRVVVGWFPKERRGLAMGIRQMSQPLGVTLAAVTVPQLAEGSGIRAALVLPIVLCVVLAVLCAGGIQNPPRPARHTASAETTANPYRSSGFLWRIHAVSILLVVPQFTLSTYGLVWLVGLGWSTPAAGLLVGASQFVGAIGRILVGVWSDRAGSRVGPLRVVVVSAAVVMGLLALVDVTHLAAGAVFLVIATSVTVADNGLAYTSVAEAAGPFWSGRALGTQNTGQFIAASAVGPGIGALVTALGFAASFGIVAVLPLLALPLVPSADRSHD, from the coding sequence ATGCAAACTCCCACCCCGACCGCGACCGCCGCGCCCCGGACCTCCGGCACGATCGGACCCCGAGCGTGGACCATGCTCGCGCTCGGGGTCGCCGCGCAGGCCGCCGGCACGCTCGTGGTGACGGCTCCGGCACTGCTCATCCCGTACCTGCACGCGAACGGCACGTCCCTCACCGTGGCGGGGGTCCTCGCCGCCGCACCGACGTTCGGCATGGTCCTGACGCTCATCGCCTGGGGCGCGATCACCGACCGGTTCGGCGAACGGATCGTGATCGCCGGCGGGCTGGTGCTGACGACCCTCGCGGTGGTCGGCGCCTGGTTCGCCGCGGGTGACCCGGTCCTGCTCGGGCTGGCGTTCCTGGCGGCCGGCATGACCAGCGCCTCGACGAACGCGGCGAGCGGCCGGGTCGTCGTCGGGTGGTTCCCGAAGGAGCGGCGCGGGCTGGCCATGGGGATCCGGCAGATGTCGCAGCCGCTGGGGGTCACGCTCGCGGCCGTCACGGTCCCGCAGCTCGCCGAGGGGTCCGGGATCCGCGCGGCCCTCGTCCTGCCGATCGTCCTGTGCGTCGTGCTCGCGGTGCTCTGCGCCGGCGGCATCCAGAACCCGCCACGGCCGGCCCGGCACACGGCCTCGGCCGAGACGACGGCGAACCCCTACCGGTCGAGCGGCTTCCTGTGGCGGATCCACGCGGTGTCGATCCTGCTCGTCGTGCCGCAGTTCACGCTGTCGACCTACGGACTGGTGTGGCTCGTCGGGCTGGGCTGGTCGACCCCCGCGGCCGGGCTGCTCGTCGGCGCGTCGCAGTTCGTCGGGGCGATCGGACGGATCCTCGTCGGGGTGTGGAGCGACCGCGCCGGCTCGCGGGTCGGACCGCTGCGGGTCGTCGTGGTGAGCGCCGCCGTCGTGATGGGCTTGCTCGCCCTGGTCGACGTCACCCACCTGGCGGCCGGGGCCGTGTTCCTGGTCATCGCGACGAGCGTCACGGTGGCGGACAACGGCCTCGCCTACACCTCGGTCGCCGAGGCTGCCGGGCCCTTCTGGTCCGGCCGGGCACTCGGCACGCAGAACACCGGGCAGTTCATCGCGGCGAGCGCCGTCGGCCCGGGCATCGGCGCGCTGGTCACGGCGCTCGGGTTCGCGGCGTCGTTCGGCATCGTCGCCGTGCTGCCCCTGCTGGCGCTCCCGCTGGTCCCGAGCGCGGACCGGTCACACGACTGA
- a CDS encoding ABC transporter ATP-binding protein, which translates to MPESTLEARPGSAPQAADVLLDVRDLSVVYESAGQTAVQAVDHVSFQLRKGEFVGLVGESGSGKSTLGYALTRLQKPPARTNGGSIVFNGHDIRDLDEEALRQQRQGGFAMVLQSGMNALNPVRTVRNHFIDIFKAHGHVSRDRWDARMKELIEKVKLPTSMLAWFPGELSGGMRQRVSIALALSLEPQLMVFDEPTTALDVLVQHAVMDTIIELQQSEGFTAILISHDLGIVLEATERVLVMHEGRIVEDGGSKELLRNPQDAYTQMLLSHYADPRAEVVSLPGFPDRSQRATSGEKRQEATSSFSTVGSRERSAAKNPIVVSNIVKTYPAPRRGEQPVQAVRDVSFTLEPGQSLALVGQSGSGKSTIAKLLTGVEKPTTGTVRFGDLDVARLGKRGLRDLRSEVQMVFQDPYAALNPLHTVEYTLSRPIANYTDLQGKDARRRVLELLETVGLTPVEQFAQKLPHQLSGGQRQRVVIARALASDPQVIIADEPVSMLDVTLRAGVLALLEDLREQWGVSLLYITHDLLSARLITDDIMVLHEGAVVERGHTAEVLQNPQDPYTIALLDAVPNPRRALAEGRL; encoded by the coding sequence ATGCCTGAATCCACCCTGGAGGCCCGTCCCGGGTCCGCCCCGCAGGCTGCGGACGTCCTGCTCGACGTCCGCGACCTGTCGGTCGTCTACGAGTCGGCCGGCCAGACGGCCGTCCAGGCGGTCGACCACGTGTCGTTCCAGCTTCGGAAGGGCGAGTTCGTCGGCCTGGTCGGCGAGTCCGGTTCGGGCAAGTCGACGCTCGGCTACGCGCTGACACGGCTGCAGAAGCCGCCGGCGCGCACGAACGGCGGCAGCATCGTCTTCAACGGCCACGACATCCGCGACCTCGACGAGGAAGCACTCCGCCAGCAGCGCCAGGGCGGTTTCGCCATGGTGCTGCAGTCCGGCATGAACGCACTGAACCCGGTGCGCACCGTCCGGAACCACTTCATCGACATCTTCAAGGCGCACGGCCACGTGTCGCGCGACCGCTGGGACGCCCGGATGAAGGAGCTCATCGAGAAGGTGAAGCTGCCGACGTCGATGCTCGCCTGGTTCCCCGGGGAGCTCTCCGGCGGCATGCGGCAGCGCGTCTCGATCGCCCTGGCGTTGTCGCTCGAGCCGCAGCTCATGGTGTTCGACGAGCCGACCACGGCGCTCGACGTGCTCGTGCAGCACGCCGTCATGGACACGATCATCGAGCTGCAGCAGTCCGAGGGCTTCACGGCCATCCTGATCAGCCACGACCTCGGCATCGTGCTCGAGGCCACCGAGCGCGTGCTCGTGATGCACGAGGGCCGCATCGTCGAGGACGGCGGCTCGAAGGAGCTCCTGCGCAACCCGCAGGACGCGTACACGCAGATGCTGCTCTCGCACTACGCCGACCCGCGGGCCGAGGTCGTGTCCCTGCCCGGGTTCCCGGACCGGTCGCAGCGTGCGACGTCGGGCGAGAAGCGGCAGGAGGCGACGTCGTCGTTCAGCACCGTCGGTTCGCGTGAGCGCTCGGCGGCGAAGAACCCGATCGTCGTCTCGAACATCGTGAAGACGTACCCGGCTCCGCGCCGCGGCGAGCAGCCCGTGCAGGCGGTGCGCGACGTGTCGTTCACGCTCGAACCGGGGCAGTCGCTCGCCCTGGTCGGCCAGTCCGGATCGGGCAAGTCGACGATCGCGAAGCTGCTGACCGGGGTCGAGAAGCCGACGACCGGTACCGTCCGGTTCGGCGACCTCGACGTCGCGCGGCTGGGCAAGCGCGGTCTGCGCGACCTCCGGTCCGAGGTGCAGATGGTCTTCCAGGACCCCTACGCGGCGCTCAACCCACTGCACACGGTGGAGTACACGCTGTCCCGCCCGATCGCGAACTACACGGACCTGCAGGGCAAGGACGCGCGGCGCCGCGTGCTCGAGCTCCTCGAGACCGTGGGGCTGACCCCGGTCGAGCAGTTCGCGCAGAAGCTCCCGCACCAGCTCTCCGGTGGGCAGCGGCAGCGCGTCGTTATCGCCCGGGCACTCGCGTCCGACCCGCAGGTGATCATCGCCGACGAGCCCGTCTCGATGCTCGACGTGACGTTGCGCGCCGGCGTGCTCGCCCTGCTCGAGGACCTGCGCGAGCAGTGGGGCGTCTCGCTCCTCTACATCACGCACGACCTGCTCAGCGCGCGCCTCATCACCGACGACATCATGGTGCTCCACGAGGGCGCCGTGGTCGAGCGCGGGCACACGGCCGAGGTGCTGCAGAACCCGCAGGACCCGTACACGATCGCTCTGCTCGACGCCGTGCCGAACCCCCGCCGCGCCCTCGCGGAGGGCCGGCTGTGA
- a CDS encoding LacI family DNA-binding transcriptional regulator, with protein sequence MASAANVSIATVSRVLRTPDAVREGTRDRVQAAIRSLGYVPSGNARALAGKRTGVVGLLLPGFDVVPDERPDLVTDGGVRVVDDRRHVTQPFSSNLYFDEVLRGAETEAWQRGLALMVAAGRGSSRDVIVNDVAGRVDGLAVLAQTVPDDLLEHVARRIPVVVLADDRRSHGFDSVSVDNTAGMRTLASHVIGRLGIRSLAYVAGPIDSPDDMERSTGFRSALADHGVPASSVRVVHGDFGRARARELAETLLAADVPRAVVCSNDQSALGVLDAAAAQGLRVPEDVVVTGFDGIDAGRFSSPRLTTVHQPMGELGRAAVRAIVDRLDRREGPPRAVRLPVEVLLRESCPPAL encoded by the coding sequence GTGGCCAGTGCCGCGAACGTCTCGATCGCCACCGTCTCGCGCGTGCTCCGCACGCCGGACGCCGTCCGCGAGGGCACCCGGGACCGCGTCCAGGCGGCGATCCGCAGCCTCGGCTACGTCCCCTCCGGCAACGCCCGCGCCCTCGCCGGCAAGCGCACCGGCGTCGTCGGGCTGCTGCTGCCCGGGTTCGACGTGGTGCCCGACGAGCGGCCGGACCTCGTCACCGACGGCGGCGTCCGCGTGGTCGACGACCGGCGGCACGTGACGCAGCCGTTCTCGTCCAACCTGTACTTCGACGAGGTCCTGCGCGGCGCCGAGACCGAGGCCTGGCAGCGCGGCCTCGCGCTCATGGTCGCCGCCGGTCGGGGGTCGTCGCGTGACGTGATCGTCAACGACGTCGCCGGCCGGGTGGACGGCCTCGCGGTGCTCGCACAGACCGTCCCGGACGACCTGCTCGAGCACGTCGCCCGCCGGATCCCGGTCGTGGTGCTCGCCGACGACCGGCGGTCGCACGGCTTCGACTCGGTGAGCGTCGACAACACGGCCGGCATGCGGACGCTCGCGTCGCACGTGATCGGGCGGCTCGGCATCCGGTCGCTCGCGTACGTCGCGGGTCCGATCGACTCACCGGACGACATGGAGCGCTCGACGGGCTTCCGGTCGGCGTTGGCGGACCACGGGGTGCCGGCGTCGTCGGTCCGGGTGGTGCACGGCGACTTCGGCCGGGCGCGGGCGCGGGAGCTGGCGGAGACGCTGCTGGCCGCCGACGTGCCGCGGGCCGTCGTCTGCTCGAACGACCAGTCGGCGCTCGGGGTGCTCGACGCCGCCGCTGCACAGGGACTCCGCGTGCCCGAGGACGTCGTCGTCACCGGGTTCGACGGCATCGACGCCGGGCGGTTCTCGTCACCACGGCTCACGACGGTGCACCAGCCGATGGGTGAGCTCGGGCGCGCAGCGGTGCGGGCGATCGTCGACCGGCTGGACCGCCGCGAGGGGCCGCCGCGTGCCGTCCGGCTGCCGGTCGAGGTGCTGCTGCGCGAGAGCTGCCCGCCGGCGCTGTGA
- a CDS encoding ABC transporter permease: protein MTNTTTPDATVAVRTQDEEQHAPSKLRAAARQFGVVWSNSKARIGIIILGVFVLVAIFAPLLAPYGASQNGFARSADATADHWMGTTAAGEDVLSQIIYGARISVMVGAVAGILSTLVAVAIGLSWGYVRGWIGEVIGFVVNLFLVIPGLPLMIVIAAYLQNGGIAVIIAVIVVTGWAWGARVLRSQTQSLRGRDFVTAAQFSGDGATRIVFREILPNMTSLIVGSFFGAATSAILAEAGLEFLGLGDSSIVSWGTILYWAQNSNALLTGQWILLFAPGLCIALLAMSLTLINFGVDAVSNPRLREGARRPKGAKNA from the coding sequence ATGACCAACACCACCACTCCGGACGCCACAGTCGCAGTCCGCACGCAAGACGAAGAACAGCACGCCCCGAGCAAGCTCCGTGCAGCCGCCCGCCAGTTCGGCGTGGTCTGGTCGAACTCGAAGGCCCGGATCGGCATCATCATCCTCGGGGTGTTCGTGCTGGTCGCGATCTTCGCGCCGCTCCTGGCCCCGTACGGCGCCAGCCAGAACGGGTTCGCCCGTTCCGCCGACGCGACCGCCGACCACTGGATGGGCACCACCGCCGCCGGCGAGGACGTCCTGTCCCAGATCATCTACGGCGCACGGATCTCCGTGATGGTCGGCGCGGTCGCGGGCATCCTGTCCACGCTCGTCGCCGTCGCGATCGGCCTCAGCTGGGGCTACGTCCGCGGGTGGATCGGCGAGGTCATCGGGTTCGTCGTGAACCTGTTCCTGGTCATCCCGGGTCTGCCCCTGATGATCGTCATCGCCGCGTACCTGCAGAACGGCGGGATCGCCGTCATCATCGCGGTGATCGTCGTCACCGGCTGGGCCTGGGGCGCTCGCGTCCTGCGCAGCCAGACGCAGTCCCTGCGTGGCCGCGACTTCGTGACGGCGGCGCAGTTCTCCGGTGACGGTGCGACCCGCATCGTGTTCCGCGAGATCCTGCCGAACATGACCTCGCTCATCGTCGGCTCGTTCTTCGGGGCGGCCACGAGCGCGATCCTGGCCGAGGCCGGCCTCGAGTTCCTCGGGCTCGGCGACTCGTCGATCGTCAGCTGGGGCACGATCCTCTACTGGGCGCAGAACTCCAACGCACTGCTCACCGGCCAGTGGATCCTGCTCTTCGCCCCCGGCCTCTGCATCGCGCTGCTCGCGATGAGCCTCACCCTGATCAACTTCGGCGTCGACGCCGTCTCCAACCCGCGGCTGCGCGAGGGCGCGCGTCGTCCCAAGGGAGCCAAGAATGCCTGA